A single window of Culicoides brevitarsis isolate CSIRO-B50_1 chromosome 3, AGI_CSIRO_Cbre_v1, whole genome shotgun sequence DNA harbors:
- the LOC134834495 gene encoding dynactin subunit 5-like codes for MMEVPNNFYNKDEYVETATGNKVSRQTVLCGSQNIVLHGKVIVQSGAIIRGDLAAVRTGRYCVVGKGAVVRPPFKQFSKGVAFFPLNIGDHVFIGEGSILSPASIGSFVFIGKNVVIGRRCILKDCCIIEDGAILPPETTVASYMRFKADGTIEGGQGSAHVPLAMQDLMIEYTKSYYEHFIPA; via the exons ATGATGGAAGTGCCGAATAACTTTTACAACAAAGACGAATATGTCGAGACG GCAACGGGCAACAAAGTGAGTCGTCAAACGGTGCTGTGCGGCTCCCAAAACATCGTTTTGCACGGAAAAGTGATTGTTCAGAGCGGCGCCATCATCAGAGGAGATTTAGCTGCTGTGAGAACTGGAAGATATTGCGTCGTTGGCAAGGGAGCAGTTGTTAGACCGCCATTCAAACAATTCAGCAAAGG tgtcGCTTTCTTCCCTCTGAACATCGGAGATCATGTTTTCATCGGAGAAGGAAGTATTCTCTCGCCAGCTTCCATCGGTTCTTTCGTCTTTATTGGCAAAAATGTTGTGATA GGTCGTCGTTGCATATTAAAAGACTGTTGCATCATCGAAGACGGAGCAATTTTGCCGCCAGAGACAACGGTAGCGAGTTATATGAGATTTAAAGCTGACGGAACGATAGAAGGAGGACAAGGAAGTGCTCATGTACCGCTGGCAATGCAAGATCTCATGATAGAATATACAAAATCGTATTACGAGCATTTCATTCCGGCTTAA